From a region of the uncultured Desulfatiglans sp. genome:
- the rpsR gene encoding 30S ribosomal subunit protein S18 (Evidence 2a : Function from experimental evidences in other organisms; PubMedId : 10094780, 12244297, 12809609, 14528314, 3528756, 7556101, 776663; Product type s : structure), giving the protein MAFNRERGRFKRTFHRRKVCRFCADSSLVIDYKDVKTLRHFTTERGKITPRRISGNCAKHQRMLTVAIKQARNIALLPYTTSTLR; this is encoded by the coding sequence ATGGCATTCAATCGTGAGAGAGGAAGATTCAAGAGGACCTTCCACAGAAGGAAGGTGTGCCGGTTTTGCGCCGACAGCAGCCTTGTCATCGATTATAAAGACGTCAAGACCCTCAGACATTTTACCACCGAACGGGGAAAAATCACGCCGCGCCGGATTTCGGGCAACTGTGCAAAACACCAGCGGATGCTGACGGTTGCAATCAAACAGGCTCGAAACATAGCGTTGCTGCCTTACACGACGTCGACCTTGCGCTGA
- a CDS encoding hypothetical protein (Evidence 5 : Unknown function), whose product MSISFPPEMVFWANLGVNLHVCLCGDLQVASAQTVDFLDLGQTGTRREAAGLSTRRV is encoded by the coding sequence ATGTCAATTAGTTTCCCTCCGGAAATGGTCTTTTGGGCCAATCTCGGCGTCAATCTGCACGTTTGCTTGTGCGGCGACCTGCAGGTCGCCTCCGCGCAAACGGTTGATTTCCTTGATCTTGGCCAAACCGGGACCCGCCGCGAAGCGGCGGGACTGAGCACCCGAAGGGTGTAA
- a CDS encoding conserved membrane hypothetical protein (Evidence 4 : Unknown function but conserved in other organisms), which produces MKPIDVLGCAGWAGVLLSMPVWLPLFGPLFSLLAPLPFFYYSIKLGFRQGLKLTVLVLALIALVAHLGGGAHIAVFGVEFGALGFMLAAFTEKGYAPGRVILLTTGVMAFLGLMLLVALAARRGMGPGEMILAYLEAQVQASIEAYQSAGLAALDQSELEAFSQSLFDLLARIYFSLMVIGMGVVVWLNLIAGRVLLKARRMDLPRTAPLDRWHAPEQLVWALIVSGFLTFLGSGPLAVVAVNVLIVAMAVYLFHGLSIILFFLNRYRVPGWARAGVYFLIFMQQILLVLLALLGLFDQWMDFRKMRKNELENS; this is translated from the coding sequence ATGAAGCCGATAGACGTACTGGGGTGCGCAGGGTGGGCCGGTGTCTTGCTGTCCATGCCGGTCTGGCTTCCTCTGTTCGGGCCTTTGTTCAGCCTCCTGGCCCCCTTGCCCTTCTTTTACTATTCCATCAAGCTCGGATTCCGTCAGGGTCTCAAACTGACGGTGCTGGTGCTTGCCCTGATCGCCTTGGTTGCGCATTTGGGGGGAGGGGCCCATATCGCGGTTTTCGGGGTGGAATTCGGCGCCCTCGGGTTCATGCTGGCGGCTTTTACGGAGAAAGGCTATGCCCCGGGGCGCGTTATCTTGTTGACGACCGGCGTGATGGCCTTCTTGGGGCTTATGCTGCTGGTAGCCTTGGCGGCCCGGCGCGGCATGGGACCCGGAGAGATGATCCTGGCCTATCTCGAGGCGCAGGTGCAGGCGAGCATCGAGGCCTATCAGTCGGCAGGGCTTGCAGCTCTGGATCAAAGCGAATTGGAGGCCTTTTCGCAGAGCCTGTTCGATCTGCTTGCGCGCATCTATTTTTCTTTGATGGTGATCGGGATGGGGGTCGTGGTGTGGCTCAACCTGATCGCCGGCCGGGTGCTCCTCAAGGCGCGCCGGATGGATCTTCCCAGGACGGCGCCATTGGACCGGTGGCATGCGCCCGAACAGCTGGTCTGGGCCCTTATCGTATCGGGGTTTCTCACGTTTTTGGGCTCTGGGCCGCTGGCCGTGGTGGCTGTCAACGTTCTGATCGTCGCCATGGCCGTCTATCTATTTCATGGATTGTCTATTATTCTTTTTTTCTTGAATCGCTATCGGGTCCCCGGATGGGCCAGGGCCGGGGTCTATTTCCTGATTTTCATGCAGCAGATTCTTCTGGTGCTGCTG
- the rpsF gene encoding 30S ribosomal protein S6 — MRYYETLYLINPDLAEEDYQSVSKKFVDIVGRHSGEVIEVQDWGRRPLAYDVKKFDKASFVLLRFCGENRVPEELQREMRLDDRVLKYQTVKLSEDADPEALRRQAEEARTKSQETPKSEAEEESESGKGEE; from the coding sequence ATGAGGTATTACGAGACTCTCTACCTGATTAATCCGGATCTGGCGGAAGAAGACTACCAGAGTGTTTCCAAGAAGTTCGTCGACATCGTCGGTAGGCACAGCGGTGAGGTGATCGAGGTGCAGGACTGGGGCCGAAGGCCTTTGGCTTATGATGTCAAGAAATTTGACAAGGCGAGTTTCGTGCTGCTCAGATTCTGCGGGGAAAATCGTGTCCCGGAAGAATTACAGCGCGAGATGCGGCTCGATGACCGTGTCCTGAAGTACCAGACCGTCAAGCTGAGCGAAGATGCGGATCCCGAGGCATTGAGGCGGCAGGCGGAGGAGGCTCGGACGAAGTCGCAGGAAACACCCAAATCGGAAGCCGAAGAGGAATCGGAATCAGGAAAAGGAGAGGAATAG